The Saliniramus fredricksonii genome segment GTACGGCCCGGCATACGCGGACGCTTCGCCCGCGATCTCCAGGCAATGCGCTTCGCCGCCCGTCTCGCCGAGGCGATCTCGCCGGAGGCACGCCGGCTGCGAATGCGCGAGGTCGTGGAGACGCTCGCACGTTCCGTCACCATCGAGATGGATCTGCGCCTCGAGGCCGCCGCGCTCTCCGAACTCGCGGAGAATACCGAGAAGGACGAGGAATTCCGCGTTCCGGTTCCCGAATGGGATTACACCGACCGCGATGTGCTCACGATGGAGTGGATCGACGGCATCAAGCTGAACAAGCTGGAGGCGATCGACGCGGCCGGGCATGATCGCGAAGTGCTGTCGCGCGTCGTGCTGCAGAGCTTCCTCCGCCAGGCCATTCGCGACGGGTTTTTCCATGCCGACATGCATCCGGGCAATCTCTTCGTGGATGGGCAGGGCAAGCTCGTCGCCATCGATGCGGGCATCATGGGGCGGATCGGATTTCGCGAGCAGCGCTTCCTCGCCGAGATCCTGCTCGGCTTCATCCGGCGCGATTACCTGCGTGTGGCGCAGGTGCATTTCGAGGCAGGATATGTGCCCAGGCATCATTCGGTGCTCGATTTCGCCCAGGCGATCCGCGCCATCGGCGAGCCGATCCACAACCGCCGCGCCGATCAGATCTCGATGGCGCGCGTGCTCGGGCTGCTGTTCGAGATCACCGCGATCTTCGACATGGAGACGCGCACCGAGCTCGTGATGCTGCAAAAGACCATGGTCGTGGTCGAGGGCGTGTGCCGCCATCTCGACCCGCATCTCGATATCTGGAAGGTCTCCGACCCGGTGGTGCGCGAATGGATCGAGCGCAATCTCGGCCCCGTCGGCAAGATCGAGGATGCGGGCCGTGGTCTCTCCACGCTCGCCGGTGTCGCCGCGCGCGCCCCGGAAATGGCGCTTCGCGCCGAGCGGCTTCTCACCCAGCTCGAACGCGAAACGGAAAATGGCCTCAGCCTCGCCCCGCGTTCGATCGAGCGCGCCGGCGAAGCTGGCGCATGGCGTTCGCGCTTGCTCGTGGGTGCGCTATGGGTCATCGCCATCGCGCTGGTGGTGGGGGTGGTGAATGGCGGGTGAGGATTGTGTTAAGGCGTGATCCGCCATCATCGGGCGCGATTCGGGGGTGAGGGAAGCGACGCGATGACGATGATCTTTACGATCGGCTATGAGGGCACCGATATCGAGCGCTTCGTGGCAACGCTGGAAACAGCGGGTATCCGCCAACTCGCGGATGTGCGTGCCGTTGCGGTTTCGCGCAAGAAGGGTTTTTCGAAGACAAAGCTGTCGGCGCGTCTCGCTGTGGCTGGCATCCGCTACGCCCATTTTCGCGCGCTCGGCGATCCGAAGCCGGGGCGGGAAGCCGCGCGCGCCGGGCGCCATGCAGAATTCTTGAAAATCTATACGAATCACCTTAGGTTGTATGAATCGCAGGATGCACTCGAGAATCTTGCGGATTATGTCGCCGATGAGCCGACCTGCCTGCTCTGCTATGAGCGCGATCCGGCAACCTGCCACCGCCTGATCGTCGCCGAGCGGATCGGCGAGCGCTTGTCGGCGGAGGTCTTTCATCTGTTTGCGGACAAGTTGGAAAAATACGGCCAACATGCTTCAGCAATCCCGCGCCCTGATCCTCGTAAAG includes the following:
- the ubiB gene encoding 2-polyprenylphenol 6-hydroxylase, which produces MFGALVHIARNIRAGYVLAREGVFSRVDPHPLPPMAQLGLKIARMFERSGAENDPARMAKAMARLGPSYVKFGQFLATRPDIVGFAAARDLEALQDRMEAFPQELAEATLTETLGRPISAVFAEFGPPVAAASIAQVHKALLKTRQGDKPVAVKIVRPGIRGRFARDLQAMRFAARLAEAISPEARRLRMREVVETLARSVTIEMDLRLEAAALSELAENTEKDEEFRVPVPEWDYTDRDVLTMEWIDGIKLNKLEAIDAAGHDREVLSRVVLQSFLRQAIRDGFFHADMHPGNLFVDGQGKLVAIDAGIMGRIGFREQRFLAEILLGFIRRDYLRVAQVHFEAGYVPRHHSVLDFAQAIRAIGEPIHNRRADQISMARVLGLLFEITAIFDMETRTELVMLQKTMVVVEGVCRHLDPHLDIWKVSDPVVREWIERNLGPVGKIEDAGRGLSTLAGVAARAPEMALRAERLLTQLERETENGLSLAPRSIERAGEAGAWRSRLLVGALWVIAIALVVGVVNGG
- a CDS encoding DUF488 domain-containing protein translates to MTMIFTIGYEGTDIERFVATLETAGIRQLADVRAVAVSRKKGFSKTKLSARLAVAGIRYAHFRALGDPKPGREAARAGRHAEFLKIYTNHLRLYESQDALENLADYVADEPTCLLCYERDPATCHRLIVAERIGERLSAEVFHLFADKLEKYGQHASAIPRPDPRKGLAAAE